The window AGCCATCACAGTGTATAAGGCTACAGCGAAGTTGTCAAAGAAAGCCTTGACTTCATAATATTAGTAATACTACAAAACTatcagtaataataacaaaatttccaATTGAAGCAACAATTCAAATATACTTTTATGAACTTGGAAGGAAACTGAGGAAGACACCACCAAAAGAATAATCATGGACTTACGGGAAATTAACACTCTAGTAGTGGTTAGTTGCATGTGAAACTTTAATTCATTTTTCGACATCAGACATATTTCTTTAGAGCTCTATGATTGATGAAAAACAATGTCTTGTGgtgttataacaaatattttaaaataacaataatcattatttaattttcactaaTAACTTTGTATTCTCAATGTAGTACCACAAATTACACTATCCAACTTATAACTAACAGCCTAAGAGATACATTACGTTTTCAGATTTACCTCGTATAGAATTTCCATTACAAGATTAGCTGCAATGCCTTCTCCCACATCATTTCGTAATCCGCttctttttgaaatttgaaagaatattgtcAATAACATGTTTGCAGAAAAAAATAGCACCCATTaagttatttatgattttaatagtttttttatatttactctaaaTATAGTTTATCTGAAAGAGTGTACACGAAAATTTCTCCACCATTAAttttcgttatatatatatatatatatatatgtgtgtttgtgtgtgtgtgtgtgtgtgtgtgtgtgtgtgtgtgtgtgtgtgtgtgtgtgtgtgtttttcttTGTGTACGCGCGCAAATAGCTAAAGTGTATTGGAATTTAGGTTCATTTATATCATTAGACTGGACATATCTTCttgatatttaagtttaaaactttaagtaTTACTGGCAAGGAGTTTATCAGCTATGTTTATcggtattcttttattatttttttatgagagcGACATAGCAGCCCATATCAATCAGTAGGTGATGAGTGGTTTGGGGTCCGTttctaatttaacattaattgttaTAGTGGGTTTTTGTTATTCGTATGTATTTCTTCCAAGAGCAAACTGTGTATGTGTGTTAAAAGTTATATCTCTTATTTCCTTGGGTGGTGAGTATTATTGGGATGTAAATCGTCTTATTTATAAAAGCTTAAAAAGAGATTTTAGGGGTCTTTTACAATATGCCAGAGTTGATTTGTAGTAATGACGATCTGTACTAAAGTCACTGAAAAGGATTTTATTCTTCCTCTTAGGGTGGAATTAACAAAAATCAGATGGGACTTGCAGCTGTGACGTGGTGCAGGATGTAGGTGAGTCACCGACAGCTGAGGCCGTGACCTACTGAGAGAACAGCTGATCTTTGTGTGACGTGTGGGGGGTGGTGACGTCATTACCTGCAACGAGACGCGGCCATTTTGTGTTCTGCTGAGCCGCCGATCTTTGTGTGACGTGTGGTGGATGGTGACGTCATCACTTGGATCGAGACGCGGCCATGATGTAATTTGTGTTCTGCTGGTGAGCCGCTGGTCTTTGTACTAGGTCATGGTGCTGTCCGGCTGATCTGTTTGTTTACTACTCTGTGTTTTATAACTCACTATGTGACTATGTGGGGAGTTTTATAGTTTCAGTCTGTTTCTGTGTACTTCCTATATGAGATAATTCTTTGTCGTATATATCACCTTATCCCAAATTTACTTCTTTAGACAACGTTTGctgattattattgttatgatcaaaaatattattagtttttgctTGGACTCAAATGTCTTTAGGAAAATACCTTTTAATTTGGGGTTTGAAACCGGGTTTTTCTTAACGTTTTGCTTTTACGAGTGTAACAACAGCGTAAAAAGGGTCATGAGGTCCTAATTTcgccaaaataaattaatatttcacttcatTATTTTATCAGGGCGTTGCTCAACTCCCACAATAACTTTACACAAACGTATAAGCGTCTAGTGTGTTTATAGTAGCCTGATGTTTGGTTAGTATCAGGCATTCAGCACCTTATGACGTACACAGAGTCTTCTGGTGCATGTTGCAGTTACCATGACTTCTGATTGGAATATCGTGCCATGTTTTCCTAAGAGAACCGCTAGTCTGTCTAGCTCCTGGCCCATATTGATAAACCTCATGTAGAcacttaaatacttatttttaaataataatacaactaaatatGTGGTTGTAACATTTCCAATGTTAACTAAATGTACAAAGGGTGTTGGGGATAGCAATCTCGCTTCGATGGTGAAGCCTCTCTGCCAGGTAACTTGGCTGCTCCAGTGTGAACACCTTTTTCATAAGGCAACAAGTATGGTTCCTGAACACGTCACCATAACCATGAGGTTAGCGGCATCATGATAGGTAGTACGTGGAAATAAAGATTTTACTAAGCTTCATAGTTCAAGATCGGAGATATATGATGTTTGTGGGAAGAGCAGGATTAGAAGATTAGGTTGCTCTGGAGAGTTTTGGGAAGGATAAGATGAGATAGCGCGTGTTTGTAAGCGCTACTGTAGAATTCTCTGCAGTACGGGAGATTTCGCTTGTGTTACACTCCCCGAGACCATGAAAGTAATCGCACCGAATACTCTTGTAGAtgaatttgtgaaatattagaagaatgtTGCGATACGCACTGGTGTTTGAGAACAGGATcgatctaaaattaaatattttagaaacttttaacGTAGAATGGTGAAATAAAGTAGCCTGCTTGGTAAGATGATGGTGTCGGCTGATGAGTAAAGTTGTATTTTAGGATCAATTAACTTATCATTTTTAGGATATCATGTGAAGGAGATGTAGAATGATGTAAGAAGCTTTAGATGTTGAGTAACAGCACGTTTAGCGATTGTGGTCGTGCTGAAACTTGCATCTATTGATGTGCGAGAAGCcgaattttgttttatagaagtGGATAGAGTCGAGGGGCAAAATCAGTTTCATTACCTGAATGACTATGATGCGTGTTGTTGAAAGTTGAAGTTGGAGGTGATATTGTTGACGGTCAGAGTTAAGTGTTAACGTTTAGTTATTTTGGCACAATTGCACAATTTTATACACGTTTTTGGGAGAGCAGTCTTCACATTAAACTGGTTGTACTGTGTTCTATGTGGGTGTATGTACTGGTTGTTAGGTGTGCGATGATTGAGCGGTGAGTCaagaatgtaaatttatataagttaatgTAAGGTAAAgtttaacagaaataaatacaatggtttataaatattattttgtttccatatgatacgttttataaaaacatataccaaattcaaacatttaaagatTTGCTTGATATACCTACAATATAGGGCTCTGccatttatgtagtttttaatacatttttaaaaacatatattgatttaaaattctcttaagggttaatattttaatgacccgtataataaatttgaatgtttaatattgccattaaaaagataaagttatattttgtgcCATACTAATGCAAGTACAGTATTTCTTCAGGTAGGTGAAACATTGTAAATATGATGAAAcgatgaaatattgaaaaaattaagtatattttcaattaatgatATATGATATGCAATAATACCTTTCGTTGGACGAATATGAACGGCCGAGCGGTGATGGTGAAGGATCGTATTTCTTCAACGCCAGCAAACCGCAACCTTAATGACAGCAATGGAATTCACGGACCTCGCAAAAGACGCAAGTCACAGACATCAGGCGTAAAAAGACTATTACTACTTTCAAACTATTAAAGTTAAAGGGTTGCGTTGATTATCACTGAATTCATCTCTCTCTGGAATATGAGGTACTCCATCAAAATTAGAATGAAAAGCCAAAATAGAATAATTCTAAACCATATTTCAGTCCTCTCGTCCATAATTATTACTTACAgtgattatttgttttactttaataatcTAACAAATTTACGTATTATATTATAGGTTTCTTAATGAAAATTGCTGTAAATGAATTTTAGacctttttaattttcttttgtattacaAAAGTTAATATAGGTACTCTTAATATACAATATCATAATCTGTTTAACTCcttgttttatattcaattaaataattatacaaaattaaattttaggatGTTGCAATCCTCTTTAAACAATCAATAAGCTTATTTTTAATCATCTAGTGCATAGCTAATGATTCCTATAATTTTATTGCCGGTGAGTTGATTACAtcgtattttgttaaattgtatacaattaattactatCAACATGGTTCTCAGCTCAGAAACTCATGAATAACTCGTATAACTAAAACCAAAGGCTGCAGGTTTAATCTTGAAACACGGAAATTATACATATCTTAGTAGAAGCATTTACGAATTAAATGAATGTCTATGTTTCACTGTTAGATTATATGTTTAGTGTCTGCTGTTGAAACTTTCATTAGGCGACTGAGTTCAGCGTTTCATGACACgcgtttctgtttttttttatttagttagtttaaaaaaatgtcaaattaacgTTCAAAGCTATTTATAAGTTAGAATTGTAATTTAACATGAGTGTACAAGCAGAATTACCATGTATATTGAttaattccatatattttaatGATCTCTATGTTCAATGATTGTATGTTCAACGTAAGTAGGCCGGAGGAAACGTTTTGTAATGCCCATCTAGGTAACTTTTGTAgcgtaaaaattaaaacaacattagtaGTGGTGTTTTTCATTTCTATGAGATTTGTGGTCAGCAAGGATTAATTATTAGATGATAATACAATAGATATATTGATGATATCAATTCAAATTATATAACCTTAATTCCTTATTTTGTTGAATTGAAAATGATTTCAGTAGAAACAAAATACCTTGcatcaaaatgttataatatttttctcaaagtcTCGTTGATTTATCAGTTAGATTATCTCAAACACAATAATTGTCTGTAAGTGCAACTTACATTTAAGATAATGTTTTCAACATTACTGAAACTATTACACAAATTAACACACATTTTACTGTGACGTAGTTTTATTtggttgtttaatatatttacatgtacAAGTAATTATAATTTCGTAACCAAAGTACTCAGTGCATGAAACTATAAACggaacaaaataaatgtaactaagACTTGTAAAATGTTCTTACAAAGTTTGCAAACATTAATAATGgtgattaatttatttcataaatggctaatcatgaaattttatggtgcttgaaattgtatttacttGTAATGGTGAGTTGTCTGCGATAGAAAGTCTTCCAATTTTACCCACTTGAAGAACGTACATTTTAAACTTGTAACTTTTTTTAGGAAAATTCATGATCCTTTGCTTCATAATTTGGGTAAAGtaattcaaaataagaaataaaacagcTCCGTCTTTGGCCCAAGAGTATTCTGTTTTCCCTTTTGCTGTTACAAGATAAAGTCGAATTCTGCATGTCCAAATTGTAAGAGCAGAAGGTTACTTTCCTTGTGTGATTGGTTATCCAAACGTTTTTGgttttatacagaaaaatatgTATACGTTTTCAAATGTACACtgcaatattaaatgtaagtgggatatatttatattatagtatttaatattgaCACACAGTTGTACGTCGTGTTTTGAATGAAATTGAAGAATAGCGAGAGGGTGAACAATAAAAGACAGTGTTagaaatgtaattacaaattactcTCCTACACTTCCCGTCTTCCACCCCCCTTCCACCCATACAAATACAGTTTAGAGGGAAATGTCCCGGAAAGATGTGCTCCGCTTGTGTTTCTTAGCAGGTAGATGGTAAGTAGTACGTTGACATGTGGACAAGGAGTTGTGGTAGAGCGTCGTCGATGGAGAACGTTTCAGTCCCATTTTTTTCGATTGATGCTGTACACTTTTGGATTGCCGACATGCTGTTGTTAAATGTCTAACTCATCTTCACATTTATCGGTTCAGGTTCAAAAGTGACAATTCTTCACTGTTACGATCCTGTTTGGAAAATATACAAAggaagattttaatattttttattgagcaAAATGAGTACAATGTTTAAGAGATAATTTACTTTATTGCCATTATTACCTGTTGtgaaataattcaaaacttcaGTTTCAGCAGTATTATAACTTTGTTTAATCTATAGATAATCTCAAATGAGTGCAGTGATTATTGACTGAGTTCACTTCTCAGCTGGTTGATGGTAAGCCAACTCATCTAGGCAAACAATGTACATATGTATGATaaacattaaagtaataaaactaatgtttttgcCGATGTAAGAGTAACAAAGGCAATCAGTCGTACATGAGTATAGTTAGAGAGGGTACTTTGAACTTTATGGCGAGAAGACAAGGGACAGGCAGGAATATAGGTATAGTTGTAATGTACTTCAACCTACAAAATCTTCTGCGCAGCTCTCAAAAAGACAGGAATTTGGGATAGGTAAGGAAGTCACGTTGCCTCGTGTTGAGATTCCATAGATAATTACCAGCTGTTTCTGAAGGTCCGCAGCATGAGGCAGGAAATGGACGAACTCGGCCAGCAGATCATCGTGGTCCTCAAACAGTTTTGCAACCTGAGAATACATCTTAGCCTCTGTCATCTGCTTGTTGTCAGTGGACTGGGTTCCTGGTCCGGCCCCTTCCTTCAAATTTTGTTGTTCTTTCTGGTATTTTTGCAATATCTCCAGAAATCTCTTATATTTATCGGGCTGTTCTTGGAATCGATTCTAAAACCATCCAAAAGCAACAACATGTATAACCTATGTAACACTGTACATGTAACCTTACTAGAAAGGTAACTGtagtttctgaaattaaaaacaaaacttgttgGGTAACACACCTTGACTTTGCTAACGTAACTGATTGCATGTTTGAACTCGTCGGTGTGGATCTGAGAGCTGGGTGGCTGGGAACTCACGTCATGACTCAGATACACGGGTGGACGTGGAGTAGGTGGAGCTACTGCTGATGCGGCTGCTGCCACAGCTGCCGATGCTGACGCGCTGTTGCCGTGCGTTACTATCGTTTTGTTTGCCCTGAAAAATCGTTAAATACTTGTAGTCTtagtaaaagtaatatattactgCTTTCATTCAGCACATAAACAAAGATTAGACGTAATCATGAAAACTTAAAACacatcatttaaataaaaaatatataattagaactGTTTCTCAAtcattatacaatacaaatataacatagATAGGAACTGAAAGATAAAAGTGCTTACATGTACAACAATGAACACTGACGTTGGAAGTTGAATGTTTATTTACGAATCTATTGAGCAGTAAACAACAAATACTACTACGCATACGAACCTACCCACACTGCACTAATGAACAAACTTTTGATGAAAGCTTTATGTGTTTGAAGACCTTGAGCAGCATTTAGTGAAATCAGTTTGGATTCGTTAATTAATTTTCACCTACTAACAATGGGTAGTAAAACAATGATAACAACTGTGATAACAATCCAATGTAACAAGACATAAACACATCGCGTATGATGCAGTAATTATTTACAGTAATGAATGTAAGCCGTATACTAAGTTTAAGTGCAACTCCGTTATGCAATGATACTTAATTAGTATCCAGATTCAGATCATTAAAATTACCTGATAGAGGCGACCTTGCTTTCTCACtcagagtttaaaaaattatgatctAATTTACATGATAGCCAGCTTTTGAAGATAATATTCTAGAAAcgactaatattattttcttcatacaGACTGTAATGTaagatattatataattgaatTCCTTAACAAAATATACCATTGAGGTATAATGGTAACTGGCGACATAAATtccataaataatgtttatacctTGTAGTTTTCCTACCACTACactcttcaaaataattttattaagtttcacAAAAACTATAAATCATAGTTGATCAAATTGATACTGTTTTTACTGGATTGTCTTTTATGTGCTTTGGCAATCATAACGACTgactaatttttatgtttaaacattattttacttcttcCTGCATTTTCACAAAACTGTGATTAAAAAGTGGTATTTAATTTTGAACAGACTTCATCAATGTGAATCTTCCACTTAGTCTTTATGTAGACTGTATacagaagaattaaaaatatcatcaaattttCAAAGTATTTGTGAATTAAGCCTTTGAAGACCAgacattatttttgaataatgcaaCATTTATTACTGCAATTTATCCGAGAAGTCCATGTAGCAAGTGAAAATTTGGGAGATGCTTTTAAAAACACTAATAACGCCATTAGTTGTTATTACAACTGAAAAATGTTGACACAAATTGAATTGTGGTCTcataaaacaaagatataatatagtaaataaatatatttctactatGTAAAAAAGCGTTTTGcaagttttaaacaaaagtaattacatattatttatgaaaaaatttcaaatgcttgtatAGGGACAAgcgtatttgttatattttcaaacacattttGCACAAtcataccaaataaaaaaaataataaattacagctgtggttataaaaaaaattaactcactGCAATAACTCactttaataaacagaaaaaagttGAATATAATATAAGAGTTCCTGAATAAGAAGTGATATAAGCAGATAGACTGAGAAACACACTTGGGTTAATCATTAATTTGATAAACTTATGTCGTTTCAAACTAGGACAAATATCATTTTCACACTCTAAACACATATGAGACAACATAAAAGAGATGTTGCATTATGTATAGACTACgagatcaaattataaaataaaacacttataaaacGTATGCACCAAGAAcgtacagtttatttaaaaatatgaccaCATATATAGTAAGTACTCTCTATCTGCATTTACGCggatatatgttaatttatttctatgaaaGTACTTTTTAAGTATAAAGTGTGTAATTCTAAAGAAAATTCTAGCTTTAAGCAACTgttaatgttacttttaaaataatttattattatttttttttttttaatttatagaaaaaccaAATACTGGCAGTTTATGCATTGATTGGTGACATCCGGAAAGCAAACATATGCAGCGAAAGTGCTAATGCAGTGATATTGTATGATTTACAACTGTTAGACTATAAACTTAATCAGGGTTGTTGTGATGTATAAagataatcaagtttttgttatgttataattCGACCACTCTCTTGTTCAATTttataaccaataataatatactatgacGATATAAAACGTACAATTTTCATCTGTGGAGTGAATATGCTATTTTAGTACTGCCTAAATAAAAGAGttctttcaaaaaaaatttttagatgtGTTTGTAAGTATGGGTAGTGACAATAAAATCTGAACATTACCAAATTGAGGAAGCAGGAACAGTTGGTTTATACCAAGGaacgtttttaatgttttatgtgttgGATTATAATCATCCTGTGTTTGAAAATAGGATTGACCATTAGTGGTTACAACATAATGTTATGCTACTTAAAGCTAATCTGTTAACCATCTGGTTAGATATGGCAGACCTTATCTAACTTttctttgtgtgttttatattatcaatttacacaattcaataaaaatgtaaaatgtaacattatgaaaaaattgtatatctaaaaatattatgctattatgGTCTTATTTTGAGCTCTAGAAATTACAAGTGTATTGCGATTGAATGGTGTTATGTATATTAATAGGTAAATTGCATTAACATGTTAATGTGAAAACTTAATTACTACATACTGCAccctttttcttatttataaatatacagaaaataacCTTTATAAGTTTTGAAAGCAGCAGGACCAAAAATGTGTTATGTATATACATGTTAACAATTCATAATCTAATCATAATTTGTACTTTGAATTAAGTTGAACTGCAAAATAAATACCTACAATACAAACCCTGACCGGGCTGCACAGTCTATTCAAATGGTAACTTATCGAATTgactttattacaaaatactatttataacttacaaaagTGTAGCCTTAATTCGGGTTGATTACGCagagtattaatttaaaacgatTCACCTACCAGTGTATTGCACTAATCTAAGTACAGTATATCATTCACTACGTACACACTAAAACTGTTATAACATGTGAATCTAAGTGATTAGGTTGGCACCAATACAATTTTTCGAACaaagaaactaattattaatgaaaaattattatcaacACACTCGATATTAACACGtggtattaaaagttttactgaCATTTGACTCCTCAGCTGGTTCAAAATTGTCCTTGTGTAGTGGAGAGATGGCTCTTTTTAAGTTGGGCTCGGAGCTACGAAATCTTTTGGATTGACTTTCGGCAACTTCCTTCTTTCCGCAAAAATTATGCTGAATTCTAAAACAAGATCAGAAGAAAAACGTTAAATTTTCATGGCGTAGTTATAAAAAGTAGTAATATAGCTAAGTATATTCAATCCTAGTTAGATCTATGACACATATAAATCTTATATGaagatattttgaatttatgCAACTAGATTTGAAACATGATACTAATTTCTGCGGAATAAACTGTGTAATACGATTCCTGAtgatctaaaaattatttctagaaagaaaaacattctatattttagggaattaatttaaattatgtttatcgTTTTAGATAACGTTTCTAACTAAATACTATCCTTTAAACTAACTGAGAGGCTTCTCTTCacattatttggattttaaataaaatatactattgctATGCTATAATACTCTAAATAATAcctatttagtaaatatttcagttGCAGTATAATACGCGGGCACCATGTTAATCAAAGCTGGGAACCAAATTTTCGTTAGAAATTCCTAAATGATTGAATACAAAAACAtactaattatagttattaatatattatttgtttcacaaATTTTCAAACACGTTTATCCTTTAAAATAGTACGAAGTAAGTTagtttttactgttttgtttcttacatttttaataaatacgagttacataaattttaagtaattatttaactattacttttctataaataaaaacaagctGAAGTATACCATAATGTGATATACCTGTAACGTAAGCATACAATCTACCTTCTATAccattcaataatataaaatttcgtTTCTATACTTATGTTACAGAGGAATCCATAgaacaactaatattttattattctgttacgcCGTCTTAAATGGTTATACTGCACAAAACTGACTAACTTTAACTGGCATGGCAtacaaattattgtacaatacAGATGGATAGATGTGTATGAACTCTGAACTGCCTTGATGAGTTCCAATAACATTTACATACTACAGAAAACCACAATTTCTAATAATTGCTTCTTGTTAACAGGAATAATTCGTAAAAGAGAGTGTCTATGGATAGTATGCATTATCAGTGATacaaatttgaagtaaataaacaaGTATCCACAGGGCACACACTCCAACCATGTCATTATTTCATTATAcacattcataaaaattaaattctatacttTGGTCAAGCATTATTTAACTCCTAAACAATAGGACGTTATCTGGACTGAAAGGAATTTATTGTCTGCATTAGGATCtcgagtttatttttaatatgagctTAAACCTTACATTCTAATAATCTTTTGTTgttaatatgtatttgtattttattcctgtaaattatgtaaacaacATATGCTTCGTGCGTGTTATCCTGACTAAAACCATAGGATGTATTCCAGCAGAACATCTTGAAATCTGTGGCTCAGCCTACTAACCAGAGTGAATACTGAAGGtctctactctcctgatactCGAGTTTGTTACTGTTTCATCCTCACCCGTAGCGTTTGAGATGGTTTTGTCCTACCTAACCACACGTCCTGCCAATTCTCGTGATATTTTCTGCATTAAATGAAAAGTTAAACTGACAAAGGTGTTACGTTCTTTAACTCCGAGTTGTGACTTTTATTAAGTGATTTAAAACACGCCTCTACCGTTATTCCTGTCATCTCATTGGAGCAGAATGTTTCCAATAAGTTTTGCTGTTTGTTTTCTAGGCTCTTTGTTGAGCGCCTCCGATTTAATAGTATCTCATAGCTGACAATCTACCCTTTTGATTGGTGTAAAACATTTGTGAAATGTTTCCCTTTTTATCTgtatcaatattaaaacaatgaactAAATTATCAACACGGTGGTCTTTTCTCATCTTTTCCGATAGTCGTGTGTTAGTGACTTGTGTTAATAATAACCGATAGTGATGGTGGAAACAGAATCCTCtagtttgttgtctttactatttacaatttttttatttctaaaatgtgaTTAAATTACTTGCTGTTACTGTTACACCTCTCCGGTATTGTTTCAACCAAATTTGTGTAACACATATACAAAATTAGTTATCtaccaaaacgtgttttatagttgGTCCtacttataagaataaaataatgagCTTTATACACTTTGTTAGTGAACTTCTGGTATATctgaacttataaaaaaataaccaaagtaaatataaaagtaaaaaaatatcgtggccatttaaataatacctgaattgaagttcatatttttataatgttttattttacgcaatagaaaattttttctttacataaattacaggaataaaatacaaatacatattaataaaaaaagattattagaaTGTAAGTTTTAagctcatattaaaataaactcgaGATCCTCATGCAGACAATAAATGCCTTTCAGTCCAGATAACATCCTTTTGTTTAGTGGTTACAAAATTTTTGGCAAAAGTATAGAATTTTAATTCTTATGAATGTGTgactttaatttccttattttgggctaattttagtttatattgctGAAATTTGATGATACGTTTTGGAatgttgaagaaaatatttttattcaaatcaataataataatgataaattagtAAAGTTGGGAGTGCTAGGATGCTATCGGATGGAGAATATTCTCTGAAGCTCTCTAGCGCCCCTAGAGCCCAGACGACCAGCAAGTCGAACGtggaacaaaaattatattaaaattctgaagaaagtaacttataaaacatACCGCAGCCTAGACTCCAATTTTCTACCAGTCAAGTAAGTGAATAGCTTGCTAACATATTGTTGACTGGTGAAGAAGACAAAACAGAATCTGTTGTGATACTGTTTTTAAGAGAGCTTAATGGACCCAGAGGTTCAAATAACTGAACTTTGCTGATGTAAAGtttaatgaaacatattaataataggaaatattaaatatttaaattaaactttgccGATACCAGCCTGTTTActagagtaaaattatttaaatataaatgtaacatttgtatGTTAAACTTGGAGATCGTGTGTGACTCCATATCATCACATGATATGAATTGTCaggtattataaaaagtttaaatgataTTAAAGAGCATCAAATATTGCCCACTTTggctttcattatttttaataaaggcTTTCTGGTGATTCCCGGACCCACTCAATAAGCCTGTAGTTCTCCCTCTTTAACTATTCACATCTAAGTT of the Homalodisca vitripennis isolate AUS2020 chromosome X, UT_GWSS_2.1, whole genome shotgun sequence genome contains:
- the LOC124368600 gene encoding paired amphipathic helix protein Sin3a-like — encoded protein: MANKTIVTHGNSASASAAVAAAASAVAPPTPRPPVYLSHDVSSQPPSSQIHTDEFKHAISYVSKVKNRFQEQPDKYKRFLEILQKYQKEQQNLKEGAGPGTQSTDNKQMTEAKMYSQVAKLFEDHDDLLAEFVHFLPHAADLQKQLDRNSEELSLLNLNR